DNA sequence from the Shewanella piezotolerans WP3 genome:
CACTGGCCTATCTTGCCTTTTGGATGGCTAAAACTTTCGATGCAACACCGAGTTATACTCAAGCATTAGAGTTAGCAGCATACACTGCCACCCCATTATTTATGGTGGGCTTAGCGACACTTTATCCAACATTGTGGTTCATCATGGTAGTGGGATTAGCAGGTTTGGCTTATTCGGTTTATCTGCTTTATACCGGGGTTCCCATCATTATGAATATTCCGGAAGAAAAAGGCTTTATTTATGCAAGTTCAGTTGTGACAGCTGGTTTAGTGTTACTTGTCGGGCTGATGGCATCGAGTGTGATTTTGTGGAGCGTGGGATTTGGTCCTATGTACCAATAAATTCGATATTTTTCGCTCACAAAAAAGCCGACATTTTGTCGGCTTTTTAGATCCTTGGATCTATTAACTCAAATTGGTATTACTTTATGCGAAAGTATCACGCAGTGGTACTGTTAGGTTAAAGACTAGATGATCTTTAGTTGAGTCTTTATTGTCTGCACAGAAGTATCCTTCTCGCTCAAACTGGTAAGCTTTTTCCACTTCAGCATTAACAAGTCCAGCTTCAACAAATCCATGCTTAACCGTTAACGACTGCGGGTTAAGCACTTCGTCAACAGATTCCGCAGCAGCAGGATTAGCATCATTAAATAAACGCTCATACAAACGGAATTCAGCTGGTTTAGCTGTCGTTGCTTCAACCCAATGTATCACGCCTTTAACCTTACGACCGTCACTTGGGTTTTTGCCCAATGTTTCATCATCATAGGTACAGTAAATGGTGGTCACGTTGCCATCAGCGTCTTTATCACAACGTTCGGCCTTGATGACATAAGCATTACGCAAACGAACTTCTTTGCCCTGTACTAAGCGTTTGAACTTCTTATTCGCTTCTTCTCGGAAATCATCCGCGTCGATGTATAGTTCACGGCCGAATGACAATGGACGTTTACCCATATCTTCATTACTTGGATGTATAGGTGCCTGTACTGTTTCAACCTGGTTTTCAGGATAGTTTTCAATCACTACCTTAACTGGGTTAATAACAGCCATTGCCCGCGGAGCATGCTCATTTAGCTCTTCACGGATACAAGCATCTAACATGGCAACTTCAATCATGTTCTCTTGCTTGGTCACCCCGATACGCTTACAAAACTCACGAATTGAAGCAGCGGTATAACCTCTACGCCTAAAGCCAGCAATCGTTGGCATACGCGCATCATCCCAACCAGAGACAATGTTATGTGCCACAAGGTCGTTCAGTTTACGCTTGGACATTAGCGTGTACTCAAGGTTTAATCTTGAGAACTCATACTGACGTGTGCGACTTGGAGACTGGAAATCATCTAAATGATCCAACACCCAATCATACAATCTGCGGTTGTCTTGGAACTCTAAAGTACAAAGCGAGTGGCTGATGTTCTCAATCGCATCAGAGATACAATGAGTAAAGTCGTACATAGGGTATATGCACCACTTATCACCTGTTTGATGATGATGTGCAAAGCGAACACGATAAATAATCGGATCGCGCATACACATAAATGGCGATGCCATATCAATCTTTGCTCTTAGCGCACATTCGCCCTCTTTGAACTCACCATTACGCATTTTTTCAAATAGCGCTAAGTTCTCTTCAGGTGTTGTATCACGGTATGGGCTGTTTTTACCTGGCTCTTTTAACGTGCCTCGGTACTCACGAGTTTGCTCTGCATTTAAAAAACAAACGTAAGCTAAGCCCTTGGTGATTAATTCAACGGCGTACTGATGCAGTTGATCAAAGTAATTTGAAGAGTAACGAATATCGCCACTCCACTGGAAACCAAGCCACTGCACATCATTCTGAATAGAGTGGACATAATCAATGTCCTCTTTTTCAGGATTGGTATCGTCAAAACGTAAGTTACATTGACCTTGGTAGTCTTGTGCGATGCCAAAGTTTAGGCAAATAGACTTAGCGTGGCCGATATGAAGAAAACCGTTTGGCTCCGGCGGAAAACGGGTATGCACAGCACTGTGCTTACCGCTGGCAAGATCTTCATCTATGATACTACGTATGAAGTTACTAGGACGTACTTCAGTGTCCACATGACTCATGGAATTCCTCTTTGCGAACGATGGTTAATGGCGAAAAAAGCATAATCCTACAGATCCCTAGTAGGGTCAACGGTTCACGCTTAAAAACACAGGTTAATGGTTACAGCATAGCCATTTAAAGGCAAAAAAGCAGCGAATCATCGCTGCTTTTATCTATACACTCAGATTATACGCTAATACTGCTACTCCGTAATCACTTTAATACCGGGAATAATCGTCTGCGTTTTTCGCCCTTTCCTCTTTAGCCATACATAAAATACAACTAACGCGATAGTAAAGAAGCCAATCCATAAACTTGATTGCAGAGGGTGCTGAGCAAACGTAGCGCCTTGGTAGAATACCGTCGCAGTGCCATATGCT
Encoded proteins:
- the glnS gene encoding glutamine--tRNA ligase, whose protein sequence is MSHVDTEVRPSNFIRSIIDEDLASGKHSAVHTRFPPEPNGFLHIGHAKSICLNFGIAQDYQGQCNLRFDDTNPEKEDIDYVHSIQNDVQWLGFQWSGDIRYSSNYFDQLHQYAVELITKGLAYVCFLNAEQTREYRGTLKEPGKNSPYRDTTPEENLALFEKMRNGEFKEGECALRAKIDMASPFMCMRDPIIYRVRFAHHHQTGDKWCIYPMYDFTHCISDAIENISHSLCTLEFQDNRRLYDWVLDHLDDFQSPSRTRQYEFSRLNLEYTLMSKRKLNDLVAHNIVSGWDDARMPTIAGFRRRGYTAASIREFCKRIGVTKQENMIEVAMLDACIREELNEHAPRAMAVINPVKVVIENYPENQVETVQAPIHPSNEDMGKRPLSFGRELYIDADDFREEANKKFKRLVQGKEVRLRNAYVIKAERCDKDADGNVTTIYCTYDDETLGKNPSDGRKVKGVIHWVEATTAKPAEFRLYERLFNDANPAAAESVDEVLNPQSLTVKHGFVEAGLVNAEVEKAYQFEREGYFCADNKDSTKDHLVFNLTVPLRDTFA
- a CDS encoding Yip1 family protein, whose product is MILNHLMGLYTHPKEEWHTIEKNHEALRSSLSHILIVALIPAICTFFATSQIGWDLGVGERQFLTADSALIMSTGMYFGLIVGVFALAYLAFWMAKTFDATPSYTQALELAAYTATPLFMVGLATLYPTLWFIMVVGLAGLAYSVYLLYTGVPIIMNIPEEKGFIYASSVVTAGLVLLVGLMASSVILWSVGFGPMYQ